In Spea bombifrons isolate aSpeBom1 chromosome 9, aSpeBom1.2.pri, whole genome shotgun sequence, the genomic stretch CATGACCCAACTGGGATATGCAGGCTTGAGGTCAGGTGAGGTCCGCTAGTCCTGTTGCTGGGGTCCAAGCAGGTTCTCCACCGCCTTTCTGGCATTAAAGATGCAGTCGTTGACAGAGACGCCCTGGTAAGAAGCTCCAACGAGGCTGAGAGGCAGATCGTGCTGGCGGAGGAAGGCGTAGATGCCCGCTGTGGAAGACAGGAGAATAAGCCGCAGGGTCGGAGAAGATTCACGTtgtctcactgatttatctatacattacacagggccagctctgtaGGGTCAGCTCGGATAAGCCGTACCTGTCCGCTTCCAGTGTCCCAGAGTATACTGCGGGATGCAGTCCTGCAAGAAAGCGGAGTTGGTTTGCTGGCGTTATTGGGttcatacatttgtatttgatGTCGCCCCGTTAATGAAGCCGATTCCCTGCTCACCGGGTTGAGATTGGTGATGGCGCGGCTCGGCGGCCCCCGCACCCCGAGCTGTGTAGACGCTGCCTCTGTAGCCAGGCGGAGGAGCTTTTCCGAGGACACAGTGGCAGGTTCGCCCAGGCTGCTTTCAAACCAGGCACCCCCCAGCATTACCTGCGGGGGCAGGAAACACAACAAGGGCCAAATAATTAGCACCGATACCCAGGGTAATTAACCTACATTTACAGTCCACATCCAGCATGGATCCCACAGGGTATTTAGTGTTCTGTCCCGTCTGCAGCCAGGTCCCACAGAGAAGCCGTTTACCGTGAGTCTGGTGGAGCTGGATCCGTGCCGGTCGTGTTCTGGAAACGCAAGGGAATCGTAGACTATCCCCAACACGGTGGGGTCCTCAAAAGATGGGATCAGGTGCCCAAAACCCTGAAAGAGCCACATGCCAAGGAATGAAAAACTATTGGGGGTAGATCTTTCTGACCGGCAGCTGCACCTGGCATGGAGGAAAACCAAGACCAAGTACAAGAGGGTTGCCATCTCCAAAAAGTACGTGCTGGCTGAGAAACCCCTGATCAGACGCGTCAGTGAAGGTGAAGGAAATTATAACCCCTTATTAAATCACGAATACAAAGCTTTCGGCTCAACATGTAGCTTTGGTGTCAAAAGAAAGCAGTTTCTTTCCTCTAGCACCAAAagcccctgggactgaaggggttaagttctCCCCCTCCCTTAGCAATCAGCTTAATAGAGGAGAGTTTataaaggggaggaataatgatgCAGGCGTCAAACacataccatattggctcggatataggccacccccgtatataggccgcaccctaaaagtttggtgcttttttaaagaaaaagtttttctttaaaaaagcaccaaaataacatgctgccactgtcccccccgccccgagatatgctgccactctgtcccctccccccgagatatgctgccactctgtcccctccccccgagatatgctgccactctgtcccctccccccgagatatgctgccactgtcctctccccccccgagatatgctgccactgtcctctccccccccgagatatgctgccactgtcctctcccccccgagatatgctgccactgtcctctcccccccgagatatgctgccactgtcctctcccccccaagatatgctgccactgtcccctcccccccaagatatgctgccactctgtcccccctgagatatgctgccactctgtccccccccccgagatatgctgccactctgtcccccccgagataagctgccactctgtcccccccgagatatgctgccactctgtcccccccgagatatgctgccactctgtccccccccccgagatatgctgccactctgtcccccccgagatatgctgccactctgtccccccccgagatatgctgccactctgtcctccccccccgagatatgctgccactctgtcccccctcccgagatatgctgccactctgtcctcccccccgagatatgctgccactctgtccccccccgagatatgctgccactctgtcccccccccgagatatgctgccactctgtcccccccccgagatatgctgccactctgtccccccccgagatatgctgccactctgtcccccccccagatatgctgccactctgtccttccccccccccccgagatatgctgccactctgtcctccgtcctcccccccgacttaccagagcagactccccggtgtcttgtggggccggagggggacatctatgcacatcgtgtatacaactcccggtgccgccactcagcggaagtgccggcaccggaagttgtatacgcgtattgcgtagatgtcttccgcgggccctgcaagacacgggagtctgctctggtaagtcggggggggaggggtgtAAAATACATTgcgcgcgatgcgcttagacaacctcccgtgccggcaccccctcgtgggaagtgctggcaggggaggctgtctgagcgtatcagacagtaggatacaggtcccctgcaccgctgcgggggatctgtatcctaaccccgctgcctgcccggcacccgggactgcatgtcccgggcgtcgggcgctagaccccgaatataggccgcacctataaaaaaaaaagtgcggcctatattcgggccaatacggtttTCCACCCCAGCACAGGCAGTGAACAGCGAGAAGCACTCACCGCGATAGGCAAGACGTCTCCGTCGTACTCCAGATTCACCACGGCCACCGTGGCAGAGCGGATCTGGCCGAGGATTTCCGCCATTGGCGCAGCAGACGATGGAAGCAGCTGGCCAAGAACTGGGGAGGTaaaattagttttgtttttaagtacaACAGTCTTCCTCCTGAGGAAAGCAGTCCAGCATGGATAAGCAAGAAACTCCCGGGGAGGAATAAGCAGTGATTTAATGGTTTTACTGCCTATCTACCCACCCTAGAGGGGGGAACCCAAATCAATGGCTGATTGAATAGGAACTAAAGTAGTCAGGGAGTTAAAGCCTCCCAGCGTCCCAGATTTCTCtgctttagattgtaagctgtaGGCCTTCTCGCCGAACAGCACATGGTGGGGAAAGGTggcaataatattatattacctGTAGCAGGGAGCGCGCTGATCACATGATCGGCTGTCACATTGCCGTCCGAGAGCTTGATCTGAAACAAGAAAAGGTTAAAATCGACCGCGTTGGACGCATGGAGCGTTTAGTAAGAGCCCCCCGTGACGTACCTTCCAGCGATTGTCAGGGGTCCGCTCTAGAGCCTGCAGGGGGGTGTCCTTGTGAATCTCAACCCCCTTCTCTTTAATGAAGGTCTCTAGAGCTTCGGAGAGCGTCTGCAGACCCCCGCGCAGAGACCACTGACTCCACTTCTCTTTCTTGGATCTCCTGATCAGCTCACAGTCGGCCTGAGGGCCCTTATCTGGAAACACAGGAGGTGTCAGAGCTCTTCTTTCCGTTTGGGTATAGACTAACCGTGCTACGTGGAGAGCGGCTCCCACAATGTGCGGCTACTCACCTCCGCCGGTTGCCATGCCGAGGATCACCGACCGCTTTCTGCGCTCGGCTTCGTACAGGAAGGGGAAACAGGAGCGCACGCTGAGTCTGCGGCAGTCGCCGGCAAACACCCCCCGGCACAAGCTGTCTATGACGATGTCGGCAAGCTGGAAGAGAAATGGCGTGTCACGTTCAAGGGTCACATGATCGCGGATAATATCCCATGGGACCCCATAATCACACGGCAAGGAGCGCCCACTGCCCCTTCATTACCTACCCCAATCATAAGTGTGGAGTTGTCGCAGGGTTAATGATAACGTAGGCAGAATTCCTCTGGTTTGGAGACTCCCCGCCCGGCTTTAATCTCAATCCCCACCTTCACAGCCGCTGCCGTAAGGAGGGCCGCCGGTTATCAGTGCCCTGCCGGGGGCAGATAACACAAGCCCTGTGGGCCCCTGGTGTAAATTAAAATGAGCTCCCTTTACAAAAGTGAGATCTATTCCGCTTTACGCCACAGCCTTGAGACCTCCACAGCGGGCGCCGTATACAGAGACCGCGTCACGGAGGAATAATGCAGCATGGACGCCATTACACGAGAGCGCTCTGTATTGGATTCCCAGCAGTCACCGGCTGACTGAACCAGACCGTTGGCCGCCATGGCAATAAGATCTTACCTCTTTCCCGAAGCGGCGGGCGACGAACGCGTGGACGCTTTCATCCTCCTGAGAACCCTTCGGAGACACGAGGTCCCGCAGGCCGCAGAGGAATAAAGGTTCGGTGAACGGAGGGATGGTACGCAGGACCCCGCTAAACGGAAGCACAAATAAAAAAGCCAATTAACAGCAATAAACGAAAACGAGGCCGGCA encodes the following:
- the PPOX gene encoding protoporphyrinogen oxidase, translated to MQRTVVVAGGGISGLTACYHLVKDAVVSKVILLEGSSRLGGWMRSTRTDDGAIFEHGPRGIRPAGVVGRNTLCMVSELGLENEILPVLRNHPAAKNRYLYVNKTLHKLPSSLGGVLRTIPPFTEPLFLCGLRDLVSPKGSQEDESVHAFVARRFGKELADIVIDSLCRGVFAGDCRRLSVRSCFPFLYEAERRKRSVILGMATGGDKGPQADCELIRRSKKEKWSQWSLRGGLQTLSEALETFIKEKGVEIHKDTPLQALERTPDNRWKIKLSDGNVTADHVISALPATVLGQLLPSSAAPMAEILGQIRSATVAVVNLEYDGDVLPIAGFGHLIPSFEDPTVLGIVYDSLAFPEHDRHGSSSTRLTVMLGGAWFESSLGEPATVSSEKLLRLATEAASTQLGVRGPPSRAITNLNPDCIPQYTLGHWKRTAGIYAFLRQHDLPLSLVGASYQGVSVNDCIFNARKAVENLLGPQQQD